One stretch of Flavobacterium sp. 9 DNA includes these proteins:
- a CDS encoding putative glycoside hydrolase: protein MKLPKLLLLLWAFSIFSCAKKEEQTTFKFGVWTTADAKKSDADYTKEFKKYKDGGIDEVLINTGTDPKLLKRLVPLATNEGLKVHAWIMAMNRPGDSIALQHPDWYQVSKEGKSCFDNRPYVDYYQWLCPTRKESRNHVLGLVEELSKVEGIESVHLDYIRFPDIFLPISLLPKYNLVQDVELPQFDFCYCDECVKAFEKIHHKNPKTSHNTSIDMEWKNFRLNAIKAVVDDAYKIVHKHNKQLTAAVFPYPEMADHMVRQRWDKWNIDEVYPMIYHSFYDEEIDWVGYATKQGVTDLEDRKTKINTGIYVPGLKSDKELKEAILLAKENGAVGVSFFDGNALSESNFKTIRETKASLK, encoded by the coding sequence ATGAAACTACCAAAACTATTACTTCTTTTATGGGCATTTAGTATTTTTTCATGTGCCAAAAAAGAAGAACAAACCACTTTTAAATTTGGAGTCTGGACAACAGCCGACGCTAAAAAATCAGATGCAGATTATACAAAAGAATTCAAAAAATACAAAGACGGAGGAATTGATGAAGTATTAATAAATACAGGAACAGATCCAAAGCTTTTAAAAAGATTAGTGCCTTTAGCAACAAACGAAGGTCTAAAAGTGCACGCCTGGATTATGGCCATGAACAGACCCGGAGATTCAATTGCTTTACAGCATCCGGATTGGTATCAGGTGAGTAAAGAAGGAAAATCTTGTTTTGATAATCGGCCTTATGTAGATTATTACCAATGGTTGTGCCCAACAAGAAAAGAGTCCAGAAATCACGTTTTAGGTTTAGTTGAAGAATTGTCAAAAGTAGAAGGAATCGAAAGTGTTCATTTAGATTATATTCGTTTTCCGGACATCTTTTTACCAATAAGTCTATTGCCAAAATACAATTTAGTTCAGGACGTAGAATTGCCTCAATTCGACTTTTGTTATTGTGATGAATGTGTAAAAGCGTTCGAGAAAATCCATCATAAAAATCCAAAAACAAGCCACAATACTTCTATCGATATGGAGTGGAAAAACTTTAGATTAAATGCAATAAAAGCAGTTGTTGATGATGCTTACAAAATTGTACACAAACACAATAAGCAACTAACAGCAGCAGTATTTCCTTATCCTGAAATGGCAGATCATATGGTGCGTCAGCGTTGGGATAAATGGAATATTGATGAGGTATATCCAATGATTTATCACAGTTTTTATGATGAAGAAATTGACTGGGTTGGGTACGCTACAAAACAAGGTGTTACTGATTTAGAAGATAGAAAAACAAAAATCAATACGGGTATTTATGTTCCGGGATTAAAATCAGATAAAGAATTGAAAGAAGCTATTTTATTGGCAAAAGAAAATGGAGCTGTTGGAGTTTCTTTTTTTGACGGAAATGCATTGTCTGAAAGTAATTTTAAAACAATCAGAGAAACAAAAGCCAGCTTGAAATAA
- a CDS encoding carbohydrate-binding family 9-like protein — translation MSLKFKGLTVAFGLLSIIGYSQSKNTIVPKTYVASKTVTPVVIDGDQSDAAWNKADWTDLFEDIENGVKPKYATKVKMLWDDTNFYILAKLEESHVWANLKQRDTIIFYNNDFEVFVDPDSDTFNYYELEINSLNTAWDLFLSKPYREEDKVVLNDWNIPGLKSAVKINGTLNNPNDTDEGWVLEMAIPWASYKTSYFDQNVPVDKFWRVNFSRVNWQHDIKNGSYERKKDAEGKFLPEYNWVWSPMGVIDMHEPEKWGYVYFSSKEGKDSFTIPQDEKVKWELYSLYRAQKKYFATHKTWAKSLADLTNKSIIVDGKILKPIVENHAAGYNILVKSPFSNQTFIIRQDGKITSK, via the coding sequence ATGAGTTTAAAATTTAAAGGATTAACAGTTGCTTTTGGATTACTTTCGATAATAGGATATTCGCAATCGAAAAATACGATTGTACCTAAAACTTATGTGGCGTCAAAAACTGTAACTCCAGTCGTAATTGACGGAGATCAATCTGATGCTGCCTGGAATAAAGCAGATTGGACCGATCTTTTTGAAGACATTGAAAATGGTGTGAAACCGAAATACGCAACCAAAGTGAAAATGCTTTGGGATGATACCAATTTCTATATATTGGCAAAACTGGAAGAATCACACGTTTGGGCAAATTTGAAACAACGTGATACCATTATTTTTTATAATAATGATTTTGAGGTTTTTGTAGATCCGGATAGCGATACTTTTAACTATTATGAATTAGAAATAAATTCCTTAAATACTGCCTGGGATTTATTTTTGTCAAAACCGTATAGAGAAGAAGACAAAGTTGTTTTAAATGATTGGAATATTCCAGGTTTAAAATCGGCTGTAAAAATCAACGGAACGCTTAATAATCCAAATGATACTGATGAAGGTTGGGTATTAGAAATGGCAATTCCGTGGGCATCTTATAAAACTTCTTATTTCGACCAGAATGTTCCCGTAGATAAATTCTGGAGAGTCAATTTTTCAAGAGTAAACTGGCAGCACGATATCAAAAATGGAAGTTACGAACGTAAAAAAGATGCCGAAGGAAAGTTTTTGCCCGAGTACAATTGGGTTTGGTCGCCAATGGGCGTAATCGATATGCATGAGCCTGAAAAATGGGGTTATGTTTATTTTTCTTCAAAAGAAGGAAAAGACAGTTTTACAATTCCACAGGATGAAAAAGTAAAATGGGAATTGTATTCGTTATACCGAGCTCAGAAAAAATATTTTGCAACACATAAAACGTGGGCAAAATCTCTTGCAGATCTTACAAATAAGTCAATTATTGTCGATGGTAAAATTTTAAAACCAATAGTAGAAAATCATGCAGCAGGATATAATATTTTAGTAAAAAGTCCTTTCTCTAATCAAACATTTATTATAAGGCAGGACGGCAAAATAACCTCAAAATAA
- a CDS encoding glycoside hydrolase family 130 protein → MTTIPWQDRPENSNDVMWRYSENPIIERYAIPSSNSIFNSAVVPFGDGFAGVFRCDNKAVQMNIFAGFSKNGIDWDINHEPIVMQSGNTDMIESAYKYDPRVVFIEDRYWITWCNGYNGPTIGIGYTFDFKEFFQCENAFLPFNRNGVLFPQKINGKYAMLSRPSDNGHTPFGDIWISYSPDMKYWGEHRLVMKPTPFEDSAWQCTKVGAGPIPILTDEGWLMIYHGVINTCNGFRYAMGSALLEVDSPDKVKYRTQPYLLGPAELYEMVGDVPNVVFPCAALHSIEEDKLAVYYGAADTVVAIAFGKLSEVVQFTKDNSL, encoded by the coding sequence ATGACTACAATTCCTTGGCAAGACAGACCAGAAAACAGTAACGATGTAATGTGGAGATATTCTGAAAATCCAATTATTGAAAGATATGCTATACCGTCATCAAATAGTATTTTTAACAGCGCAGTTGTTCCTTTTGGAGATGGATTTGCAGGTGTTTTTAGATGTGATAACAAAGCGGTTCAAATGAATATTTTTGCCGGTTTTAGTAAAAACGGTATCGATTGGGACATTAATCATGAGCCAATTGTAATGCAATCTGGTAATACTGATATGATCGAATCAGCTTATAAATATGATCCTCGTGTAGTTTTTATCGAAGATCGTTACTGGATTACATGGTGTAATGGTTATAATGGGCCAACAATTGGTATTGGTTATACTTTTGATTTTAAGGAATTTTTTCAATGCGAAAATGCCTTTTTACCATTCAATAGAAATGGAGTTTTGTTTCCACAGAAAATAAACGGAAAATACGCAATGTTAAGCCGTCCAAGTGATAATGGTCATACGCCTTTTGGAGATATTTGGATCAGTTATAGCCCGGATATGAAATATTGGGGAGAACATCGTCTAGTGATGAAACCAACTCCTTTTGAAGACAGTGCGTGGCAATGTACCAAAGTTGGAGCAGGGCCAATTCCAATTCTAACAGACGAAGGATGGTTGATGATTTATCACGGCGTTATTAATACTTGCAACGGGTTTCGTTACGCAATGGGTTCAGCGCTTTTAGAAGTAGATTCACCAGACAAAGTAAAATACAGAACACAACCTTATTTATTAGGGCCGGCTGAACTTTATGAAATGGTTGGAGATGTGCCAAACGTAGTTTTTCCGTGTGCTGCTTTGCATAGTATTGAAGAAGATAAATTAGCCGTTTATTATGGTGCTGCAGATACAGTTGTGGCTATAGCATTTGGAAAATTAAGTGAAGTAGTTCAGTTTACAAAAGATAATAGTTTATAG
- a CDS encoding sodium:solute symporter family protein, with product MDIIDVSIIVAYILLSVGIGIWISRKASKGLDDYFLGGKTIKWYFLGLSNGSGMFDVSGTSWMIGVLFLYGVKSFMFMWLWPIWNQIFVMMFLAVWIRRSKVMTGSEWILTRFGNDRAGKASHIIVAIFAIISTIGFIAYFFEGIGKFITIILPWDLTLHYGDLILLTSERSYALIIIFLTTIYTAKGGMFSVVATEVVQYLIMIIASVLIAGYAFINYTDIQINSVITEEWKNVFFGWQFETQWSEKFQTFNNLIDSEGYKMFGAFIGMTLFKGFFASVAGPTPSYDLQRILSTKSVKEAAYMSGFTNLILFIPRYLLITGIVVIALVNIAPELNANTGLTGADLELLMPKVVNLYLPVGIKGLLLAGLLAAFMSGFSAFVNAGPAYIVNDIYKKYFKPVATNAHYIKVSQISSFVVVGLGVFMGFFADSINSLTLWITSALYGGYVAANFLKWIWWRFNGWGYFWGMFAGLIVASLQFILGQNKGNLTEGSFLYELSQVQAIYLFPVIFGFSILGCLLGTFLSKPTDIEVLKSFYANVRPWGWWKPVCKLLKAEDQTFEKNNDFWKDMLNCVIGIVWQSSMILLPIFFVIRDYPKAITALIVFLVTTTILKFTWLDKVRRIAD from the coding sequence ATGGATATCATTGACGTATCGATCATCGTAGCTTATATTCTGCTTTCAGTAGGAATAGGAATTTGGATTTCAAGAAAAGCATCAAAAGGATTAGATGATTATTTCCTTGGTGGAAAAACAATCAAATGGTATTTTTTAGGTTTGAGTAACGGATCAGGAATGTTTGATGTTTCAGGAACTTCCTGGATGATTGGAGTGCTGTTTTTGTATGGAGTAAAAAGTTTCATGTTTATGTGGCTTTGGCCTATTTGGAATCAGATTTTTGTAATGATGTTCCTGGCTGTCTGGATAAGAAGATCAAAAGTAATGACTGGTTCTGAATGGATTTTGACTCGTTTTGGAAACGACAGAGCCGGAAAAGCATCACATATTATAGTAGCAATTTTCGCCATTATTTCTACAATTGGTTTTATTGCCTATTTTTTTGAAGGAATCGGGAAATTTATAACCATCATTCTTCCTTGGGATTTAACTCTTCATTACGGAGATTTAATTTTATTGACATCAGAGCGATCTTATGCTTTGATAATCATATTTTTAACAACAATCTATACGGCTAAAGGAGGTATGTTTTCTGTTGTTGCTACAGAAGTTGTACAATATTTAATCATGATTATTGCCAGTGTTCTGATTGCTGGTTATGCATTTATAAATTATACCGATATTCAGATCAATTCTGTAATTACCGAAGAATGGAAAAATGTTTTCTTCGGATGGCAGTTTGAAACACAATGGAGTGAAAAGTTTCAAACATTTAATAATTTAATTGATTCCGAAGGTTACAAAATGTTTGGCGCTTTTATCGGAATGACATTGTTCAAAGGTTTCTTTGCTAGTGTTGCAGGCCCAACGCCAAGTTATGATTTGCAAAGAATTCTTTCTACAAAATCAGTAAAAGAAGCCGCATATATGAGTGGTTTTACCAACTTGATTTTGTTCATTCCCAGATATTTATTAATTACAGGAATTGTTGTAATTGCTTTGGTGAATATAGCACCGGAGCTTAATGCAAACACAGGTTTAACCGGAGCCGATTTGGAATTACTAATGCCAAAAGTGGTTAATTTATATCTTCCTGTTGGAATAAAAGGGCTTTTGCTTGCGGGTTTATTGGCGGCATTTATGTCCGGATTCTCCGCTTTTGTAAATGCAGGTCCGGCTTATATCGTAAATGATATTTATAAAAAATACTTCAAACCGGTTGCAACAAATGCACATTATATAAAAGTGAGTCAGATTTCATCTTTCGTAGTTGTTGGTTTAGGTGTTTTTATGGGATTCTTTGCAGACTCAATTAATTCCTTAACCTTATGGATTACAAGCGCTTTGTACGGAGGTTATGTGGCAGCCAATTTTCTAAAATGGATTTGGTGGAGATTTAACGGTTGGGGTTATTTCTGGGGAATGTTTGCCGGATTAATTGTCGCTTCATTACAATTTATTTTAGGACAAAATAAAGGTAATTTAACTGAGGGATCATTTTTATATGAGTTATCGCAAGTGCAGGCAATTTATCTGTTTCCGGTAATATTTGGTTTCTCGATTTTAGGATGTCTTTTAGGAACTTTCTTAAGTAAACCAACAGATATAGAAGTTTTAAAATCTTTTTATGCAAACGTAAGACCTTGGGGTTGGTGGAAACCAGTTTGTAAATTATTAAAAGCAGAAGATCAGACTTTCGAAAAAAATAATGATTTCTGGAAAGATATGCTAAACTGTGTGATTGGGATTGTATGGCAATCAAGTATGATTTTACTTCCTATATTCTTTGTAATCAGAGATTACCCAAAAGCAATTACTGCTTTAATTGTCTTTTTAGTGACAACAACAATATTGAAATTCACCTGGTTGGATAAAGTTAGAAGAATAGCAGATTAA